From the genome of Pseudomonas sihuiensis:
CTCTCCGGTGACTTCGCCGCCTACCTGCAGAAGCACACCGATCTCAAGCCTGGCGACCGCATCGCCGTACAACTGCCCAACGTCCTGCAGTACCCCATCGTGGTATTTGGTGCCATGCGCGCCGGCCTGGTGGTGGTCAACACCAACCCGCTGTACACCGCGCGGGAAATGGAGCACCAGTTCAACGACTCCGGCGCCAAGGCGCTGATCTGCCTGGCCAACATGGCCCACCTGGCCGAACAGGTCGTGCCCAAGACCGGTGTCAAAACCGTGATCGTCACCGAAGTTGGCGACATGCTGCCGACCTTCAAGCGTCTGCTGGTCAATGCCGTGATCAAGCACGTGAAGAAGATGGTGCCGGCCTACAACCTGCCCAAGGCGGTCAAACTCAACGACGCCCTGGCCAAGGGCCGTGGTCAGAGTTTTGCCGAGGCCACTCCGAGCAACGATGACATCGCCGTGCTGCAGTACACCGGCGGCACCACTGGCGTAGCCAAGGGCGCGATGCTCACTCATCGCAACCTGGTGGCCAACATGCTGCAGGTCAAGGCACTGATGGGCGCCAACCTCAATGAAGGTTGCGAGGTGCTGATCGCGCCGCTGCCGCTTTATCACATCTACGCCTTCACCTTTCACTGCATGGCGATGATGCTGATCGGTGGCCACAACATCCTGCTGACCAACCCGCGCGACCTGCCGGCGGTGGTCAAGGACCTGGCCAAGTACCGCTTCACCGGTTTCGTCGGCCTCAATACCCTGTTCGTTGCCCTGTGCAACAACGAGGACTTCCGCAAGCTGGACTTCTCCAGCCTCAAGCTCACCGTCTCCGGCGGCATGGCCCTGCAACTGGCTACCGCCGAGCGCTGGAAGGAAGTCACTGGCTGCGCCATCTGCGAAGGCTTCGGCATGACCGAGACCAGCCCGGTGGCCACGGTCAACCCGTTCAGCGCCATCCAGCTCGGCACCATCGGCATTCCGGTGCCCTCGACCCTGTGCAAGATCGTCAACGACGACGGTCAGGAACTGGCGATCGGCGAGATCGGCGAGCTGTGCGTGAAAGGCCCGCAGGTGATGAAGGGCTACTGGCAACGCCAGGAAGCCACCGACGAAATCCTCGACGCCGAAGGCTGGCTGAAGACCGGCGACATCGGTCTGATCCAGGAAGACGGCTACCTGCGTATCGTCGACCGCAAGAAGGACATGATTCTGGTGTCCGGCTTCAACGTCTACCCGAACGAACTGGAAGACGTGCTGGCAACCCTGCCGGGCGTGCTGCAGTGTGCCGCCATCGGTATTCCGGACGAAAAATCCGGCGAGGCGATCAAAGTGTTCGTCGTGGTCAAACCAGGCGAGAGTGTGACCAAGGAGCAGGTGATGGAGCACATGCGCGCCAACCTCACCGGCTACAAGGTACCCAAGGCCGTCGAGTTCCGCGACATGCTGCCGACCACCAATGTCGGCA
Proteins encoded in this window:
- the fadD1 gene encoding long-chain-fatty-acid--CoA ligase FadD1, encoding MTENFWKDKYPVGVAAEINPDQYPNILAVLKESCQRFADKPAFSNLGKTLTYGEIYKLSGDFAAYLQKHTDLKPGDRIAVQLPNVLQYPIVVFGAMRAGLVVVNTNPLYTAREMEHQFNDSGAKALICLANMAHLAEQVVPKTGVKTVIVTEVGDMLPTFKRLLVNAVIKHVKKMVPAYNLPKAVKLNDALAKGRGQSFAEATPSNDDIAVLQYTGGTTGVAKGAMLTHRNLVANMLQVKALMGANLNEGCEVLIAPLPLYHIYAFTFHCMAMMLIGGHNILLTNPRDLPAVVKDLAKYRFTGFVGLNTLFVALCNNEDFRKLDFSSLKLTVSGGMALQLATAERWKEVTGCAICEGFGMTETSPVATVNPFSAIQLGTIGIPVPSTLCKIVNDDGQELAIGEIGELCVKGPQVMKGYWQRQEATDEILDAEGWLKTGDIGLIQEDGYLRIVDRKKDMILVSGFNVYPNELEDVLATLPGVLQCAAIGIPDEKSGEAIKVFVVVKPGESVTKEQVMEHMRANLTGYKVPKAVEFRDMLPTTNVGKILRRELRDEELKKLGKK